A genomic stretch from Oreochromis aureus strain Israel breed Guangdong linkage group 17, ZZ_aureus, whole genome shotgun sequence includes:
- the LOC116334345 gene encoding complement factor H-like has translation MGAYPGVSVMNWLCNAVPGAAASTCEAPVIENGFVLGDVKDYNEHEILNYECNPQYKRAQELPSRCTKIGDRAEWIPRPECEEIKCELTLPPLRGTTYEPANRNRFSPGETIRVTCEERYWIGRTRTLSVETTCKEDGQWTVRPVCQEVTCSRPQDGLLSYWEVSWRWESKKLGDTVRYTCRSGYKRKDGVTQATCTRDGWEPNPLCQEIKCRRKHFNNADITGKIQAEYRYNDRVQYNCRRGYEGSFTLTCREDGWYGSNVCTAITGCPTTSFDRRLKVWPHGDKLYFTCEDGYKLLTKGWWGESTCVDGVWSGFESCIEEQKCGEAPVIPNGEGTLGSTEGQGQSQEIISIVCNEGYSAKIEEITCRDGRWDLNGSLDDICRSNHDNCRPPPKVENAVITTPYQKQYPSGSEVTYQCFDNYITEGKATINCIAGEWKELTIKCLQIPPCGIPPALEDGDTKTAIKEQYSHNETIEYMCQSYYIMEGEPYKTCLYGEWTGHMRCLRPCIVNEDEMRQHNIALKSSSTKYLVHDEIIEFRCTRGLSTGTVAMRQRCNSGVLVLPTCRE, from the exons ATGGGAGCTTATCCAGGAGTTAGTGTCATGAACTGGCTGTGTAATGCAG ttcccggggcag CAGCTTCAACATGTGAAGCACCGGTGATTGAAAATGGTTTTGTACTTGGAGATGTCAAAGACTACAATGAGCATGAAATCCTAAACTATGAATGCAATCCTCAATATAAACGTGCTCAAGAATTACCTTCAAGGTGCACAAAGATAGGAGACAGAGCAGAGTGGATCCCCAGACCTGAATGTGAAG aaataaaatgtgaGCTGACACTGCCACCACTCCGAGGAACCACATATGAACCTGCTAATAGAAATAGGTTTTCACCTGGTGAAACGATAAGAGTTACATGTGAGGAGAGATACTGGATTGGGAGAACCCGCACACTCTCAGTGGAGACTACTTGCAAAGAGGATGGACAGTGGACTGTCAGACCAGTATGTCAAG aGGTTACATGCAGCCGTCCACAAGATGGACTTTTGTCCTACTGGGAGGTCTCTTGGCGTTGGGAGTCAAAGAAATTGGGCGATACTGTCAGGTACACATGTAGATCAGGATACAAGAGGAAAGATGGCGTCACTCAGGCCACATGCACCAGAGATGGATGGGAACCGAATCCACTTTGTCAAG agataaaatgcaggaggaaacattttaataatGCAGATATTACTGGAAAAATTCAGGCTGAATACAGGTACAATGATCGTGTCCAGTATAACTGCAGGAGAGGTTATGAAGGAAGTTTCACTCTAACCTGTAGAGAAGATGGCTGGTATGGGTCTAATGTATGTACAG CTATAACAGGATGTCCAACAACAAGCTTTGACCGCAGACTTAAAGTTTGGCCACATGGTGACAAACTCTACTTCACATGTGAGGATGGTTACAAACTTCTCACCAAAGGCTGGTGGGGTGAATCCACATGTGTGGACGGTGTTTGGTCTGGATTTGAAAGCTGTATCG AGGAACAAAAGTGTGGAGAAGCTCCTGTGATTCCTAATGGGGAAGGAACTCTAGGGAGTACTGAAGGACAAGGACAATCCCAAGAAATTATATCGATTGTTTGCAATGAAGGATACTCTGCTAAGATCGAGGAAATAACCTGTCGTGACGGACGATGGGATTTAAATGGATCACTTGATGATATCTGTAGAT CTAATCATGATAACTGCAGGCCTCCGCCCAAAGTTGAGAATGCTGTTATTACAACTCCTTATCAGAAGCAATACCCATCTGGCTCTGAAGTAACTTATCAGTGCTTTGACAATTACATTACGGAAGGAAAAGCTACAATTAACTGCATAGCTGGGGAATGGAAGGAGCTCACCATTAAGTGTTTAC AAATTCCACCCTGTGGGATACCTCCAGCTCTTGAGGATGGAGACACCAAGACCGCCATAAAAGAGCAATACAGCCATAATGAAACTATTGAATACATGTGTCAGAGTTACTACATTATGGAGGGAGAGCCTTACAAAACCTGCCTCTATGGTGAATGGACTGGACACATGAGATGCCTCA GGCCTTGCATTGTGAATGAAGATGAAATGAGACAGCATAACATCGCTTTGAAATCAAGTAGCACTAAGTATTTAGTTCATGATGAAATAATAGAGTTCAGGTGTACCAGAGGATTATCTACTGGCACTGTGGCAATGCGTCAGAGATGTAATAGTGGTGTGTTAGTCCTACCTACATGCCGAGAGTGA
- the aspm gene encoding abnormal spindle-like microcephaly-associated protein — translation MVNDPQHTRAFEKLTLELSNALLWTRAAAKHLCGSKVEHAAVDASVLFKCAGLTSSPLPAQYHKTIEAVYSVENSVETLLDLLQRYREKAGDKVAEKGGSIFTKACFLLALLLQDKQRAEEVKKLPKVLDRIHSIYRLTARKHKMDTERTIIKQKMSASINGSFFVPATPRKSRAAPKFAPDWVLRRDKLKDIVDPLRAIQVVANTLSIVL, via the exons ATGGTAAATGACCCTCAGCACACCCGTGCTTTTGAGAAGCTGACACTGGAGTTGAGCAATGCACTGCTGTGGACAAGGGCAgcagcaaaacatttgtgtggcT CCAAAGTAGAACATGCAGCCGTGGATGCTTCAGTGTTGTTTAAGTGTGCAGGACTAACATCATCTCCACTCCCCGCTCAGTACCACAAGACCATTGAGGCGGTGTATTCAGTGGAAAACTCTGTGGAGACGCTGCTGGACCTGCTGCAGAGATACCGGGAGAAGGCAGGGGATAAAGTGGCAGAAAAGGGTGGAAGCATCTTCACTAAGGCCTGTTTCCTTCTTGCGCTCCTGCTGCAGGACAAGCAACGCGCTGAG GAGGTCAAAAAGCTACCCAAGGTCTTGGATAGGATCCACAGTATTTACCGCCTCACTGCTCGCAAACACAAGATGGACACAGAAAGAACAATCATCAAGCAGAAGATGAGCGCGTCGATCAACGGGAGCTTCTTTGTTCCGGCGACGCCTCGTAAATCCCGCGCTGCACCAAA gtttGCACCAGATTGGGTTCTCAGACGAGATAAGCTCAAAGACATTGTGGACCCCCTCAGGGCCATTCAGGTGGTGGCGAACACACTGTCcattgtgctgtaa